One segment of Thermodesulfobacteriota bacterium DNA contains the following:
- a CDS encoding FMN-binding protein, with translation MQNLFKSCSLIIIAVGMILSSASCQIAPLTGAPVDPQGLKNGVYEGEYRKGFNKVVVKVTIAEGRITDVALVKHTASWIGRKTDKIIPQRILAQQSTKVDAISGATNSSRVIMNAVQKAIEKAYQ, from the coding sequence ATGCAAAATCTTTTTAAATCCTGCTCCCTGATTATTATCGCCGTTGGTATGATTCTAAGTTCCGCCAGCTGCCAGATCGCGCCGTTGACGGGCGCACCGGTTGACCCTCAAGGATTAAAAAACGGTGTTTATGAAGGGGAATACCGCAAAGGATTCAATAAGGTCGTGGTAAAGGTTACCATTGCAGAAGGCCGGATAACCGATGTGGCGCTGGTAAAGCATACCGCCTCATGGATAGGCAGAAAGACGGACAAGATTATTCCCCAAAGAATCTTAGCCCAACAGTCCACCAAGGTTGATGCGATCTCCGGAGCGACCAACAGTAGCAGAGTGATTATGAACGCCGTACAGAAGGCAATTGAAAAGGCTTACCAATAA
- a CDS encoding zinc-ribbon domain-containing protein, protein MNIQCPNCKTEYRVDDARIPAKGVYSRCKKCQTKFFVQKETPPASKQQSKWIECPECGLSQSPAQICKHCGAAIPVSTGSATEQKKDKAEIKPPAQKEDISAEKKEKLPPESDISDQEKMVDHYVEQGDQENAAKVLLEMITASSKENDFTRAEKLREKLYEVAPMALNEIVRSGEIIEEEKSKAMDENFIQTYAKLFETLTKDEANALYFAMKRKAIKAGQPVFEQGQIDSNIYFIKSGRLQMVYYDRFGLQEAVLKELTPGNLANDGAFFSFTVCTTSLVAITDAEVFFLEKNILTEWEKNQPGIENKLRVFSNSFESVGELIQKSGLQLRGHKRVKFSSNALVQPLDQLGKPLRRPYKVSLFDISAGGISYGFKINKKEDASQLLDSWINIQTIYQNQSGKHKINCNGKIVAVHLQPFDESSVHVQFEELLNEQIIVDIGREALPAG, encoded by the coding sequence ATGAACATTCAGTGCCCGAACTGTAAAACCGAATACAGGGTCGATGATGCCAGAATTCCGGCTAAGGGTGTTTATTCCAGATGTAAAAAATGCCAGACCAAATTTTTTGTACAAAAAGAAACCCCTCCAGCAAGCAAGCAACAAAGCAAGTGGATAGAATGCCCGGAATGTGGTCTCAGCCAGTCTCCCGCTCAGATTTGCAAACATTGCGGGGCTGCTATTCCAGTAAGCACCGGTTCAGCAACAGAACAAAAGAAAGACAAAGCCGAAATAAAACCACCTGCCCAAAAAGAGGATATCTCCGCCGAAAAGAAAGAAAAATTGCCACCGGAAAGCGATATTTCAGACCAGGAAAAAATGGTGGACCACTATGTTGAGCAGGGAGATCAGGAAAATGCCGCAAAAGTTTTGCTGGAAATGATCACCGCATCCTCTAAGGAAAACGATTTTACACGGGCGGAAAAACTCAGAGAAAAGCTGTATGAAGTTGCCCCCATGGCGTTAAATGAAATTGTCCGTTCAGGCGAAATCATTGAAGAAGAAAAAAGCAAGGCCATGGATGAAAACTTTATTCAAACATATGCCAAACTTTTTGAAACCCTTACCAAGGACGAAGCCAATGCCCTCTATTTTGCCATGAAAAGGAAAGCAATTAAAGCGGGTCAGCCTGTTTTTGAACAGGGTCAGATCGATTCAAACATCTATTTTATCAAAAGTGGCCGACTTCAAATGGTATACTACGATCGCTTCGGACTGCAGGAAGCGGTTTTGAAAGAGTTAACACCCGGTAACCTGGCAAATGACGGAGCGTTTTTCTCCTTTACCGTATGTACCACTTCTCTGGTCGCCATCACGGATGCGGAAGTGTTTTTTCTGGAAAAAAATATTCTCACCGAGTGGGAGAAAAATCAACCCGGTATTGAAAATAAACTGAGAGTTTTTTCCAACTCGTTTGAAAGCGTGGGCGAGTTGATACAAAAATCAGGGCTGCAGTTAAGGGGGCATAAGCGGGTTAAGTTCTCCAGCAATGCCCTGGTTCAGCCTTTAGACCAATTGGGAAAACCGCTAAGGAGACCCTATAAGGTATCCCTGTTTGATATTTCGGCAGGTGGTATCAGTTATGGGTTTAAGATTAATAAAAAAGAAGATGCCAGCCAGTTGTTAGACTCCTGGATAAACATTCAAACTATTTACCAAAACCAGTCAGGCAAGCACAAAATCAACTGCAACGGTAAGATCGTGGCCGTTCACCTTCAGCCTTTTGATGAAAGCAGTGTGCATGTGCAATTTGAAGAGCTTCTGAATGAACAGATTATCGTCGATATTGGGCGTGAAGCCCTTCCCGCCGGATAA
- the nifJ gene encoding pyruvate:ferredoxin (flavodoxin) oxidoreductase, producing MAIKMKTIDGNTAAAYVGYAMSDAAAIYPITPSSGMGEMCDEWAADGLKNIFGQTMTVRQLQSEAGAAAAVHGSLAAGALTTTFTASQGLLLMIPNMYKISGEILPGVFHVTARSVAGHALSIFGDHQDVMAVRQTGFAQIASASVQEIMDLGLVAHLSAIEASVPFIHFFDGFRSSHEIQKVEMIEYDDMAKLVNQDAVKAFRARGVSPERPELRGTAQNPDIYFQGIEAANPYFLKVPGIVEAAMKKVSDLTGRPYNLFDYVGAPDATNIIISMASSCETIEEVVNYMTGQGEKVGLVKVRLYRPFSTEHLFKALPSTVKRIAVLDRTKERGAPGDPLYLDVCTAYFERNEVPLIVNGRYGLSSKEFNPGMVKAVFDNLASDKPKNHFTVGINDDVTHTSLKVEPGFDVAPEGTVQCKFWGLGADGTVGANKSAIKIIGDHTDMYAQGYFAYDSKKSGGVTISHLRFGKTPIQSTYLIDAADYIACHKSSYVHTYDVLEGIKEGGTFVLNSHWTAEDMEKELPAHMRSTLVKKKIKFYNIDAVKIASEIGLGGRINMIMQTAFFKLANVIPVEDAIAYLKDQIKKMFGKKGDKIVNMNFAAVDNSLDNLVEIKCPESWLNGAEQQLGAKDEPEFVTNVMRPILAQQGDKLPVSAFKPDGIFPVATSQYEKRGVAILVPEWDIDNCIQCNQCSMVCPHAAIRPVLLTDKELSDAPQGFEAKKAIGKELKGYHFRIQVNTLDCLGCGNCADICPAKKPALVMKPLETQTEVQVPNHEYAVKLPVRDDLVKRTSVKGSQFYQPLLEFSGACAGCGETPYAKLITQLFGERMVIGNATGCSSIWGGSAPAIPYCVNKDGFGPTWGNSLFEDPAEFTYGMFLGASHQRTKLADMMQEALKSDVSQDVKDAMSGWLENMNDPDGSRKYGDQLKALLPGYKDHSLLSEINEMSKLFTKKSYWIFAGDGSAYDISFGGIDHVMASGEDINMLILDTEVYSNTGGQSSKATPTGSVAKFAASGKKTAKKDMGSMMMSYGYVYVASVAMGANKNQLMKALIEAEGYDGPSLIMAYAPCINHGIKKGMGKSQLEEKLAVESGYWPLYRYNPVLKAQGKNPFIFDSKKPDGTLQEFLSGEVRYASLEKTFPQESEKLRARIQEELMERYEAFKARAEAE from the coding sequence ATGGCAATAAAAATGAAAACAATCGATGGCAATACAGCGGCGGCTTATGTGGGGTATGCAATGAGTGACGCTGCCGCCATTTACCCGATTACGCCTTCTTCCGGCATGGGAGAGATGTGCGATGAGTGGGCGGCCGATGGCCTCAAAAACATCTTCGGCCAAACCATGACGGTACGCCAGCTTCAGTCCGAAGCGGGAGCCGCAGCAGCCGTGCACGGCAGTCTGGCTGCGGGAGCCTTAACCACTACATTTACCGCGTCCCAGGGTCTTCTGTTGATGATTCCGAACATGTACAAAATATCAGGAGAAATCCTCCCCGGTGTTTTTCATGTCACTGCCAGGTCCGTGGCAGGACATGCACTTTCTATTTTCGGCGATCACCAGGATGTCATGGCGGTTCGCCAGACAGGTTTTGCGCAAATCGCATCCGCTTCGGTTCAGGAGATTATGGATCTGGGACTGGTTGCACATCTTTCGGCCATTGAGGCCAGCGTTCCTTTCATCCACTTTTTTGATGGATTTCGTTCGTCCCATGAAATTCAAAAAGTGGAAATGATCGAATATGATGACATGGCAAAACTGGTAAACCAGGATGCGGTTAAAGCATTCCGCGCCAGGGGGGTCAGCCCGGAAAGACCGGAACTTAGGGGCACCGCTCAGAATCCCGATATCTACTTTCAGGGAATAGAAGCGGCAAATCCTTATTTTTTAAAGGTTCCGGGGATCGTTGAAGCAGCCATGAAAAAGGTCAGTGATTTGACCGGTCGCCCCTACAACCTGTTTGATTATGTGGGAGCCCCCGATGCAACAAATATAATCATTTCAATGGCTTCGTCTTGCGAAACCATCGAAGAGGTGGTCAATTATATGACCGGTCAGGGTGAGAAGGTCGGGCTGGTAAAGGTACGCTTGTACCGTCCTTTTTCTACTGAGCATCTGTTTAAAGCCCTTCCTTCCACGGTAAAACGTATTGCGGTCCTTGACCGAACAAAAGAAAGGGGAGCACCGGGAGATCCGCTGTATCTGGATGTGTGTACGGCTTATTTCGAACGCAACGAAGTGCCATTGATCGTTAACGGACGTTACGGTCTAAGCTCCAAGGAGTTCAACCCGGGCATGGTTAAGGCGGTTTTTGACAATTTGGCTTCGGATAAACCCAAAAACCATTTTACCGTAGGGATCAATGACGACGTCACCCACACATCTTTAAAAGTAGAACCGGGATTTGACGTTGCCCCTGAAGGGACGGTTCAGTGTAAATTCTGGGGTCTTGGCGCGGACGGAACCGTCGGGGCCAACAAGAGTGCGATTAAGATTATCGGCGACCATACCGATATGTATGCCCAGGGGTATTTTGCATACGATTCCAAGAAATCGGGGGGGGTAACCATTTCCCACCTTAGATTCGGCAAAACCCCGATTCAGTCCACCTACCTTATCGATGCCGCAGACTATATTGCCTGCCATAAATCGAGCTATGTGCATACTTACGATGTTCTCGAAGGAATCAAAGAAGGGGGAACCTTTGTACTCAATTCGCATTGGACGGCGGAAGACATGGAAAAAGAACTCCCCGCCCACATGCGCAGTACCCTGGTTAAAAAGAAAATAAAGTTTTATAATATAGATGCGGTTAAAATTGCATCCGAGATTGGTTTGGGCGGCAGAATCAACATGATCATGCAAACCGCCTTTTTCAAACTGGCCAATGTCATTCCTGTAGAAGATGCCATTGCTTATCTCAAAGACCAGATTAAAAAGATGTTCGGTAAAAAGGGAGATAAGATCGTTAACATGAATTTTGCCGCAGTAGACAATTCTCTCGATAATCTTGTGGAAATAAAGTGCCCCGAATCCTGGCTTAATGGCGCGGAACAGCAGTTGGGTGCCAAGGATGAGCCTGAATTCGTCACTAATGTCATGCGCCCCATACTGGCCCAGCAGGGAGATAAGCTTCCGGTGAGTGCCTTCAAGCCCGATGGGATCTTTCCTGTGGCCACCTCGCAATATGAGAAACGGGGTGTGGCCATTTTGGTCCCGGAGTGGGATATCGATAACTGCATTCAATGCAACCAGTGTTCCATGGTCTGCCCTCATGCAGCCATCCGTCCGGTTCTGTTAACCGATAAGGAACTGTCCGATGCGCCACAGGGGTTTGAGGCCAAAAAAGCGATTGGTAAAGAACTGAAGGGTTATCACTTCCGCATACAAGTAAATACGTTAGACTGTCTGGGCTGTGGCAATTGCGCGGACATCTGTCCGGCCAAAAAGCCCGCTCTGGTAATGAAACCCCTTGAAACACAGACTGAGGTTCAGGTTCCCAACCATGAATATGCGGTTAAACTTCCTGTTCGCGACGATCTGGTTAAGAGAACTTCGGTTAAAGGTAGCCAGTTCTACCAGCCGTTGCTTGAGTTCTCCGGTGCCTGTGCAGGATGCGGAGAAACACCTTATGCCAAACTTATTACCCAGCTTTTTGGCGAGCGGATGGTAATCGGAAATGCCACCGGATGTTCTTCCATATGGGGCGGATCAGCCCCGGCAATTCCATATTGTGTCAATAAGGACGGTTTTGGACCCACCTGGGGAAACTCCCTGTTCGAGGATCCGGCGGAATTTACCTATGGTATGTTTTTAGGGGCTTCCCATCAACGCACCAAACTGGCCGATATGATGCAGGAAGCCCTTAAGTCCGACGTCTCCCAGGATGTAAAGGATGCCATGTCCGGGTGGCTGGAAAATATGAATGATCCGGATGGATCAAGAAAATATGGAGACCAGCTAAAAGCTTTACTTCCCGGATACAAGGATCATTCCCTCTTAAGTGAAATTAACGAAATGTCAAAGCTGTTCACCAAAAAATCATACTGGATTTTTGCGGGTGACGGCAGCGCCTATGATATTTCTTTTGGCGGCATTGACCATGTCATGGCTTCCGGAGAAGATATTAATATGCTTATATTGGACACCGAGGTCTATTCCAATACCGGCGGCCAGTCTTCCAAAGCGACCCCAACCGGTTCGGTGGCAAAGTTTGCCGCTTCGGGTAAGAAGACAGCCAAAAAGGATATGGGGAGCATGATGATGAGTTACGGCTATGTATATGTGGCCAGCGTGGCAATGGGCGCCAATAAAAACCAGCTGATGAAAGCGCTGATCGAAGCCGAAGGTTATGACGGGCCGTCCTTGATCATGGCCTATGCACCTTGTATCAACCACGGTATTAAAAAAGGAATGGGCAAAAGCCAGCTCGAAGAAAAACTGGCAGTTGAATCGGGTTACTGGCCCCTGTATCGTTATAATCCGGTATTAAAAGCGCAGGGAAAGAACCCATTTATTTTCGACAGCAAAAAACCGGATGGGACTCTCCAGGAATTCTTGAGTGGTGAGGTAAGGTATGCCTCCCTGGAAAAAACCTTTCCGCAAGAATCGGAAAAGCTTCGTGCCCGGATCCAAGAAGAGCTTATGGAACGGTATGAGGCGTTTAAAGCACGGGCAGAAGCAGAATAG
- a CDS encoding fumarate hydratase, whose product MMDFTYQEMFPLGEDTTEYRRLTQKHVSVKSFEGSKILKIAPEGLEFLAEQAFQDVAHLLRPSHLKLVENILHDPESSDNDRYVALEMLKNAVISAEGEFPMCQDTGTAVVIGKKGQQVWTDVADEEAISRGIFKAYTKNNLRYSQNAPLTMYDEKNTACNLPAQIELYATQGDDYKFLFIAKGGGSANKTYLYQETKATLTPENLVNFMKEKMKSLGTAACPPYHLAFVVGGTSAEANLKTVKLASAGYLDKLPTKGSESGHAFRDTGLEDEILKISQQLGIGAQFGGKYFCLDTRVVRLPRHGASCPIGIGVSCSADRNIKAKITKDGIYLEKLETNPVQYLPEPEAASDDDAVKVDLSQPMDEIRAILSKYPVATPLLLSGKIVVARDIAHAKLKERLDRGEGLPQYIKDHIIYYAGPAKTPPGYPSGSFGPTTAGRMDPYVPIFQEQGGSMVMLAKGNRSKVVTESCQKYGGFYLGSIGGPAARLGKECIKNVETIEYPELGMEAIFMITVKNFPAFILVDDKGNDFFENLL is encoded by the coding sequence ATGATGGATTTTACCTACCAGGAAATGTTTCCCCTTGGAGAAGACACCACCGAATATCGTCGGTTAACTCAAAAACATGTTTCAGTAAAATCATTTGAAGGCAGTAAAATTTTAAAAATAGCTCCCGAAGGACTTGAGTTTCTTGCTGAACAGGCTTTCCAGGATGTGGCCCACTTACTGAGGCCGTCTCATTTAAAATTGGTGGAAAATATTTTACATGACCCGGAAAGCAGCGATAACGACAGGTATGTGGCACTTGAAATGCTGAAAAATGCCGTTATTTCAGCAGAAGGTGAGTTTCCCATGTGCCAGGACACCGGCACCGCCGTTGTGATAGGGAAAAAAGGGCAGCAGGTGTGGACCGACGTTGCGGACGAAGAAGCAATTTCACGGGGGATTTTTAAGGCGTATACAAAAAATAATCTGCGGTATTCTCAAAACGCCCCGCTGACGATGTATGATGAAAAAAATACCGCATGCAATCTTCCGGCTCAGATCGAGCTATATGCCACCCAGGGCGATGATTATAAATTCCTTTTTATTGCCAAAGGAGGAGGATCGGCCAACAAGACTTACCTATACCAGGAAACCAAGGCCACCCTTACCCCGGAAAACCTGGTGAATTTCATGAAAGAAAAAATGAAATCCCTTGGGACGGCGGCCTGTCCGCCCTATCACCTGGCTTTTGTGGTGGGTGGGACTTCGGCGGAAGCAAATTTAAAAACCGTAAAACTGGCCAGTGCCGGTTATCTGGACAAACTTCCCACCAAAGGCAGTGAATCCGGGCATGCATTCAGGGACACGGGCCTGGAAGATGAAATTTTAAAAATTTCTCAACAGCTCGGAATCGGCGCACAGTTCGGCGGAAAATACTTTTGCCTGGATACTCGGGTGGTACGCCTGCCCAGGCACGGTGCTTCCTGCCCCATCGGGATTGGTGTCAGCTGCAGCGCGGACCGGAATATAAAAGCCAAAATAACCAAAGATGGCATTTACCTGGAAAAACTTGAAACCAACCCGGTACAATATCTGCCTGAGCCTGAGGCAGCAAGCGATGATGATGCGGTTAAAGTAGATTTAAGCCAACCCATGGATGAAATCCGGGCCATCCTTAGCAAATATCCGGTGGCCACACCCCTTTTGCTGTCAGGAAAAATCGTGGTGGCACGGGATATCGCCCATGCCAAACTAAAGGAGCGCCTGGACAGGGGGGAAGGCCTGCCTCAATATATCAAAGATCACATTATCTATTATGCCGGCCCGGCAAAAACGCCCCCGGGATATCCTTCCGGTTCATTCGGCCCGACCACCGCAGGACGCATGGATCCATATGTACCGATTTTCCAGGAGCAAGGTGGATCCATGGTGATGCTGGCCAAAGGAAACCGGTCAAAGGTGGTCACCGAATCATGTCAAAAATACGGCGGATTCTACCTTGGCTCTATTGGGGGACCTGCAGCGAGACTGGGAAAAGAATGCATCAAAAATGTTGAAACCATTGAATATCCTGAACTGGGCATGGAAGCCATATTCATGATAACGGTTAAAAATTTTCCCGCATTTATCCTAGTGGATGACAAGGGGAATGATTTTTTTGAAAATCTCCTTTGA